In a genomic window of Bacillota bacterium:
- a CDS encoding tryptophan synthase subunit alpha, giving the protein MSRITKAFANRKAFIAFITGGDPDIETTEKLVPAMVEAGADLIEIGIPFSDPVAEGVVIQEADERALKGGCTTDKLFDMVLRIRQKTDVPLLFMTYLNPIFTYGKDKFLSRCAECGIDGIIVPDMPFEEKDELADVCELHEIDLISMIAPTSEERIALIAKEARGFIYCVSSLGVTGVRNEIKTDIGKMVQKVREVTDVPCATGFGISTPEQAGSMAKLADGIIVGSAIVKLVAKFGKDSVEPVSEYVRSMKKGIEDALK; this is encoded by the coding sequence ATGAGTAGAATCACCAAGGCCTTTGCAAATCGTAAAGCATTTATTGCTTTCATCACGGGCGGCGATCCCGATATAGAAACCACGGAGAAACTGGTCCCTGCTATGGTGGAAGCGGGCGCTGATCTGATTGAAATCGGTATACCGTTTTCTGATCCGGTTGCGGAAGGCGTCGTTATTCAGGAGGCAGACGAACGTGCGTTGAAGGGCGGCTGCACCACTGATAAACTTTTTGATATGGTCCTGCGAATCAGGCAAAAAACGGATGTGCCGCTGCTGTTTATGACTTATCTCAACCCAATTTTTACTTACGGGAAAGATAAGTTTTTAAGCCGATGCGCCGAATGCGGCATCGATGGCATCATTGTCCCTGATATGCCGTTTGAAGAAAAAGACGAATTGGCAGATGTCTGTGAGCTCCACGAAATTGATTTAATTTCTATGATAGCCCCCACCTCGGAAGAACGGATTGCCTTGATCGCCAAAGAAGCCAGGGGGTTTATTTATTGCGTATCTTCCCTTGGCGTGACCGGCGTACGCAACGAGATTAAAACGGACATTGGCAAAATGGTGCAAAAGGTTCGGGAAGTTACCGATGTTCCATGTGCCACCGGCTTCGGCATTTCTACACCTGAACAGGCTGGTAGTATGGCCAAGCTGGCCGATGGCATCATTGTCGGAAGTGCAATTGTGAAGTTGGTGGCAAAATTCGGCAAAGATAGCGTTGAACCTGTCTCAGAATATGTACGCAGTATGAAAAAAGGCATTGAAGATGCCCTTAAATAA